A single window of Candidatus Hydrogenedentota bacterium DNA harbors:
- a CDS encoding LysR family transcriptional regulator → MAPAKRTVPSGIQIGFKLWLTLDGEGVFGEGRWQLLAAIHRAGSLRAAAGALGISYRKAWGDLREAEEALGLTLLERRRGGAEGGESRLSETGRVWLAEFARLRAECGRNMERSFARWMKRMQS, encoded by the coding sequence ATGGCGCCCGCGAAACGCACCGTGCCCTCCGGGATACAAATCGGTTTCAAATTGTGGCTGACGCTGGACGGCGAAGGGGTCTTCGGGGAAGGCAGGTGGCAATTGCTCGCTGCGATTCACCGTGCCGGGTCGCTCCGCGCCGCGGCCGGCGCGCTGGGCATCAGCTATCGAAAAGCGTGGGGCGACTTGCGCGAGGCGGAAGAGGCGTTGGGCTTGACTCTTCTCGAACGGCGGCGCGGCGGCGCGGAAGGCGGCGAAAGCCGGCTCAGCGAAACGGGCCGCGTATGGCTGGCCGAATTCGCGCGATTGCGCGCCGAGTGCGGGCGGAACATGGAACGGTCCTTCGCCCGATGGATGAAAAGGATGCAGTCATGA
- a CDS encoding extracellular solute-binding protein produces the protein MSAGAQRDTLSGELMVFHAGSLAVPLKQVAEAFQREHPAVRILSEAAGSRECARKLTDLGRACDVLASADYAVIEAMLIPDHAEWCIKVAGNEMVIAYTDESAHAAEVTRDNWHHVLLLEDVAFGRSDPNTDPCGYRAILTAKLAARHYGIPDLAVRLTAKDRRFVRPKETDLLALLETGAIDYIFIYRSVAEQHGLRWLALPDEINLKRPELAALYHSVSVEISGDAPGAFVTQYGEPMVYGVTIPKNAPNPEAALAFVTFLLEAGKGLAILERNGQPGVVPSPSASYDRIPGALKRFALKP, from the coding sequence ATGAGCGCCGGGGCGCAGCGGGACACCCTCTCGGGCGAATTGATGGTCTTCCATGCCGGGAGCCTCGCGGTCCCGCTCAAGCAGGTGGCCGAGGCGTTTCAACGGGAGCATCCGGCGGTGCGTATTCTCAGCGAGGCCGCGGGCAGCCGCGAATGCGCCCGCAAGCTGACCGACCTCGGCAGGGCCTGCGATGTGCTCGCCTCGGCGGACTACGCCGTGATTGAGGCCATGCTCATCCCGGACCACGCGGAGTGGTGCATCAAGGTCGCGGGAAACGAGATGGTCATCGCGTACACGGACGAATCGGCCCATGCCGCCGAGGTCACGCGCGACAACTGGCATCACGTGCTCCTGCTCGAAGACGTCGCCTTCGGCCGGTCCGACCCAAACACGGACCCCTGCGGTTACCGGGCCATTCTCACGGCCAAACTCGCCGCGCGCCACTACGGCATCCCGGACCTTGCCGTTCGGCTCACGGCGAAGGACCGGCGGTTTGTCCGTCCCAAGGAGACGGACTTGCTTGCGTTGCTTGAAACGGGCGCAATCGACTACATATTCATTTACCGGTCGGTTGCGGAGCAGCACGGGTTGCGTTGGCTGGCGCTGCCCGACGAGATCAATTTGAAACGGCCGGAACTTGCAGCGCTTTATCATTCGGTTTCCGTCGAGATCTCGGGGGATGCGCCAGGCGCCTTCGTCACGCAGTACGGCGAGCCGATGGTCTACGGCGTGACCATTCCGAAGAACGCGCCGAATCCAGAAGCCGCGCTGGCTTTCGTCACGTTCCTGCTGGAAGCCGGCAAGGGCCTCGCGATTCTGGAACGCAACGGGCAGCCGGGCGTCGTGCCGTCGCCGTCGGCGTCCTACGACCGCATACCCGGCGCCTTGAAGAGGTTCGCCCTGAAGCCATGA
- a CDS encoding ABC transporter permease: MNSRSDAIRSTEPLTLVFAFCGGLVLLFLVAPLAGMVLGSPFTALQQTAADPEVRASIWLTLWTSLAATLVLSVAAIPFAYLLARRNFPLKGLVSAVIDLPIVVPHSAAGIAILGFVSANSPVGGAAERLGIHFVGGAPGIMAAMAFVSLPFLINAARDGFASVPERFEKAALNLGASPARVFATVSVPLAWRSILSGLVLMWARGLSEFGAVAVVAYHPIVTPVLIYERFGAFGLKYARPVAALFLGVCLLFFLVIRLLARRPGHVAR; encoded by the coding sequence ATGAATTCGCGCAGCGACGCCATACGAAGCACCGAGCCATTGACGCTGGTCTTTGCCTTCTGCGGCGGCCTGGTGCTTCTGTTCCTGGTCGCGCCGCTCGCGGGCATGGTCCTCGGCAGCCCGTTCACCGCGCTGCAGCAGACCGCCGCGGACCCCGAAGTCCGGGCGAGCATCTGGCTCACGCTGTGGACGTCCCTGGCGGCGACGCTCGTGTTGTCCGTCGCGGCGATTCCGTTCGCGTATCTGCTCGCGCGGCGCAACTTCCCGCTCAAGGGTCTCGTCTCCGCGGTCATCGATCTGCCCATCGTCGTGCCCCACTCCGCCGCGGGCATCGCCATTCTCGGGTTCGTCTCGGCGAACAGCCCGGTCGGCGGCGCGGCGGAACGCCTGGGAATCCACTTTGTAGGCGGCGCGCCGGGGATCATGGCCGCGATGGCGTTCGTGAGCCTGCCTTTTCTGATCAACGCGGCGCGCGACGGGTTCGCGTCCGTACCGGAACGATTCGAGAAAGCGGCGTTGAACCTGGGCGCGTCTCCGGCGCGCGTCTTTGCCACGGTTTCGGTTCCGCTGGCTTGGCGCTCGATCCTGTCGGGGCTCGTGCTGATGTGGGCGCGCGGCCTGAGCGAGTTCGGCGCGGTCGCCGTCGTGGCCTATCACCCCATCGTGACGCCCGTGCTGATTTACGAGCGGTTTGGCGCTTTCGGCCTGAAGTATGCCCGGCCCGTCGCGGCCCTGTTCCTTGGCGTGTGCCTGCTCTTCTTTCTCGTGATCCGGCTATTGGCAAGGCGGCCCGGCCATGTTGCGCGTTGA
- a CDS encoding ABC transporter ATP-binding protein — translation MLRVEQLCVRAGAFSLRDVSFTVGQAAYFVLLGASGAGKTVLLEALAGLVPVQGGRIRLCGADITRARIRHRGFGLVYQDRALFPHLTVRRNIAYGLHARRLPRALVRERVAELAAETGTQGLLDRYPGTLSGGEAQRVALARALATRPQCLLLDEPLSSLDAHARAEMRALLRTIHRGGRTILHVTHDYEEALALATQIAVVENGTIRQAGAPSDVFQHPKSEFVARFVGIRNVFKGRLEAAAAGQPGEAAFVTNGLRFHVLTDGPPGPGLLLVRSEDITLSPGRPESSARNCVQGTVREIVPVRLGVEVYIDAGVEMAALVTPGSVEHMELREGLSVWAAFKASAARFIGE, via the coding sequence ATGTTGCGCGTTGAACAACTCTGCGTCCGCGCGGGCGCGTTTTCGCTCCGTGACGTTTCGTTCACGGTCGGGCAGGCCGCGTACTTCGTGCTGTTGGGCGCGTCCGGCGCGGGCAAGACGGTTCTGCTCGAAGCGCTGGCCGGCCTGGTGCCCGTGCAGGGGGGCCGCATCCGCCTGTGCGGCGCGGACATCACCCGCGCGCGCATACGGCACAGAGGATTCGGGCTGGTCTATCAGGACCGGGCGCTGTTCCCGCACCTGACCGTGCGCCGCAATATCGCGTACGGCCTCCACGCGCGGCGGTTGCCGCGCGCGCTGGTCCGTGAGCGCGTCGCGGAATTGGCCGCGGAAACCGGCACGCAGGGACTGCTCGACCGGTATCCCGGCACGCTATCGGGCGGCGAGGCGCAGCGTGTCGCGCTTGCGCGGGCGCTCGCGACACGGCCGCAATGCCTGCTGCTCGATGAACCGTTGTCTTCGCTCGACGCGCACGCGCGCGCGGAGATGCGGGCGCTGCTGCGCACGATCCACCGTGGCGGCCGCACCATCCTGCACGTGACGCACGATTACGAGGAAGCGCTGGCGCTGGCGACGCAAATCGCAGTGGTCGAAAACGGAACCATTCGCCAGGCCGGCGCGCCTTCGGACGTCTTTCAGCACCCGAAATCGGAATTCGTTGCCCGGTTTGTCGGCATTCGCAATGTTTTCAAGGGCCGCCTCGAAGCCGCAGCCGCGGGCCAGCCGGGGGAAGCTGCCTTTGTGACCAACGGACTCCGTTTCCACGTGCTCACGGATGGGCCGCCCGGGCCGGGGCTGTTGCTCGTGCGCAGCGAGGACATCACGCTCTCGCCGGGCAGGCCGGAATCGAGCGCTCGCAATTGCGTCCAAGGCACGGTCCGGGAAATCGTGCCCGTGCGGCTTGGCGTCGAGGTGTACATCGATGCGGGCGTGGAGATGGCCGCGCTCGTCACGCCCGGTTCGGTCGAGCATATGGAGCTGCGCGAAGGGTTGAGCGTGTGGGCAGCCTTCAAAGCCAGCGCTGCCCGATTCATAGGAGAATAA